One segment of Arcanobacterium phocae DNA contains the following:
- a CDS encoding aldose 1-epimerase: protein MAGTTIEATDFDGLPAWRLTSATGATAVVAERGATLLSWEPRPGFNIVDGYETRAEMEDGRDARSKVMAPWPGRLTGSSYVFDGETYTVNELPEGAAHGLVGEADFTATNTEGALTLTYTFPGSAGYPWTFELSVIFSLDAGADGEEHLTVSFDARHDYPHGIPFAIGWHPYLHFPGSRASNMSLTIPARTRIVFDSHLVPRPGEAAYAGIKAPYQLDFLGSTVLDTSFRGLIPDENGVVTTVLRDPSTNSRIDIVQEPAEAPLVHIYTADGALRNVRGSIAVEPLSHVADAFNRPDAAGSIVLAPGTSRTLTVTLTYHK from the coding sequence ATGGCTGGTACAACGATCGAAGCAACCGATTTTGATGGGTTGCCGGCGTGGAGACTCACGTCCGCTACTGGAGCAACAGCAGTGGTTGCTGAGCGGGGCGCAACGCTATTATCGTGGGAGCCTCGTCCGGGGTTTAACATTGTTGATGGATATGAAACCCGTGCGGAAATGGAAGACGGACGCGATGCTCGTTCAAAAGTTATGGCACCTTGGCCAGGGCGACTAACTGGTTCTTCGTACGTTTTCGACGGCGAAACATACACTGTTAATGAGCTACCGGAAGGCGCTGCACATGGCTTGGTAGGAGAAGCGGATTTTACCGCAACCAACACTGAGGGCGCTCTGACATTAACCTATACGTTCCCGGGTTCTGCTGGATATCCGTGGACGTTCGAGCTTTCTGTTATTTTTTCGCTCGATGCAGGCGCCGATGGTGAAGAACACTTGACTGTATCATTTGATGCTCGCCACGACTATCCACATGGCATCCCATTCGCAATCGGTTGGCATCCCTACCTGCATTTCCCAGGCTCACGGGCCTCAAATATGTCCCTGACGATTCCAGCGCGGACCCGCATTGTATTCGACTCGCATCTTGTGCCACGCCCTGGCGAGGCCGCTTATGCCGGGATTAAGGCGCCATATCAACTTGATTTCCTCGGCTCCACGGTACTTGACACCTCTTTCCGTGGTCTCATCCCAGATGAAAATGGCGTCGTGACAACAGTTCTTCGTGATCCATCAACCAATTCTCGCATCGATATCGTGCAGGAACCTGCCGAGGCACCGCTTGTCCATATCTACACCGCAGATGGCGCATTGCGTAATGTTCGTGGCTCGATAGCTGTTGAACCACTCTCGCATGTAGCAGACGCTTTCAACCGTCCTGATGCGGCAGGTTCGATCGTTCTCGCTCCTGGAACGTCGCGTACATTAACTGTCACACTGACGTATCACAAGTAA
- a CDS encoding helicase HerA-like domain-containing protein has protein sequence MTTQAELARLKAQALAAQAQAKAAQAAAAQAALEAAQAESLSYQNTVKTGYSFESSSFTLGAYLSGNHPMPGVTVNIPIGMLNRHGLITGATGTGKTRTLQLIAEGLSRAGVPVFLTDIKGDLSGLAELGTNTEKLDARIAEQGQPWEAQSFPTEFYSLGGHGKGIPIRTTVSDFGPLLFAKVLGLNDTQESALSLIFHWADQERLALIDLQDLRAVVSYLTSDEGKDELLDIGGIARATAGVILRKVSELQAQGAEEFFGEPAFDVADLIRHTPEGYGIISALELPDVQSRPALFSTFVMWLLAELFETLPERGDADLPKLVFFFDEAHLLFNDASAQFVDLVVQTVRLIRSKGVGIFFVTQTPKDLPDDVLGQLGAKIQHALRAHTPNDMKKLRETVKTFPVSPIDLETVLPSLGTGEAIVTLLDDHGRPTPVTPTRIWAPAASMGVASDKTFTQTIEQSTTRGKYQTPVDPESAYELLQARIAAEQAAEINLRTQEEAKKEQEKLVRELAKQVAAEEKAAQKQRDYELRQAQKEILRQRKRQESMLDSIVKSAGRTLAKEITRGLFGNRRR, from the coding sequence AGAATCTCTCAGCTATCAGAACACTGTGAAAACCGGATATAGTTTCGAATCCAGTTCTTTTACGCTTGGCGCATACCTTTCTGGAAATCATCCTATGCCGGGCGTGACTGTCAATATCCCTATTGGAATGCTTAACCGGCATGGTCTTATAACAGGCGCAACGGGAACAGGAAAGACCCGGACGCTACAGCTTATTGCCGAAGGTCTCTCGCGTGCAGGTGTTCCTGTTTTCCTGACGGACATCAAAGGAGATTTGAGTGGCCTCGCGGAACTTGGCACAAATACTGAAAAACTAGATGCCCGGATCGCAGAACAAGGACAACCCTGGGAAGCACAAAGTTTTCCTACCGAGTTCTACAGTCTTGGCGGTCATGGGAAAGGTATTCCCATTCGTACGACGGTTTCAGATTTCGGCCCGCTTCTTTTCGCGAAAGTACTCGGCCTGAACGATACTCAAGAATCTGCTCTCTCCTTAATCTTCCATTGGGCTGATCAAGAACGCTTAGCGTTAATCGATCTTCAAGATTTACGTGCAGTGGTCTCATACCTAACAAGCGATGAAGGCAAGGACGAGCTCCTTGATATTGGTGGAATTGCCCGTGCCACAGCCGGGGTTATTCTCCGAAAAGTTAGCGAGCTCCAAGCCCAAGGCGCAGAGGAATTCTTTGGTGAACCCGCTTTTGATGTTGCGGATCTAATCCGGCATACGCCAGAAGGATACGGCATAATCTCTGCTCTCGAACTGCCGGATGTGCAGTCTCGGCCAGCGCTATTTTCAACGTTTGTTATGTGGCTGCTGGCCGAATTATTCGAGACATTACCCGAACGCGGTGACGCAGATCTACCTAAACTCGTCTTCTTCTTCGACGAAGCACACTTGCTATTTAACGATGCTTCGGCACAATTCGTAGACCTCGTTGTGCAAACGGTGCGGCTCATTCGATCGAAGGGAGTAGGAATTTTCTTCGTTACTCAAACACCAAAGGATTTACCAGACGACGTACTCGGACAGCTTGGCGCCAAGATACAACACGCACTGCGCGCCCACACCCCGAATGATATGAAGAAGTTGCGGGAAACCGTGAAGACTTTTCCGGTGTCCCCTATTGACCTTGAAACCGTACTACCGAGTTTAGGCACCGGAGAAGCAATTGTTACATTGCTAGATGATCACGGACGGCCAACTCCCGTTACTCCTACTAGAATTTGGGCACCAGCTGCGTCAATGGGCGTTGCTTCTGATAAGACTTTCACACAGACTATCGAACAATCAACAACACGGGGAAAATATCAAACTCCAGTGGATCCAGAATCAGCCTACGAGCTCCTCCAAGCACGTATTGCAGCTGAACAGGCTGCTGAGATTAATCTGCGTACTCAAGAAGAAGCGAAGAAAGAACAGGAAAAACTTGTGCGGGAGCTAGCGAAGCAAGTAGCTGCAGAAGAAAAAGCTGCGCAAAAACAGCGCGACTATGAATTGAGACAAGCACAGAAAGAAATCCTACGACAACGAAAGCGCCAAGAGTCTATGCTTGATTCCATCGTAAAATCTGCTGGCCGGACGTTAGCAAAAGAGATCACTCGCGGATTATTCGGCAATCGGCGTCGCTGA
- the leuS gene encoding leucine--tRNA ligase yields MSAPDSFPYRYTAELANTIEASWQDRWESDETFNAPNPVGELAGAGKLADETYFLLDMFPYPSGKGLHVGHPLGFIATDCLARYHRMQGKNVLYTMGFDAFGLPAEQYAVQTGQHPRITTEQNIDNMRSQLRRLGMSHEKRRSVATTDTIFVGWTQWIFSQIFNSWYDEQVPGREPGTTGRARPIAELIAGYKDGSIPTPDGAPWADMTAEQRRNAVDSRRLAYIDYAPVNWAPGLGTVLANEEVTADGRSERGNYPVFKRKLRQWMMRITAYSDRLAADLDKVDWPEKVRSMQRNWIGKSHGAHVDFTAHGADGDHTLTVFTTRPDTLFGATFMVVSPEHPMLNAEAIPGQWPAETRTEWTGGAADPMTAVKDYQRAASRKSDKERADVEKTKTGVFTGIFATNPVNGDLIPVFTADYVMMGYGTGAIMAVPSGDQRDFDFARTYNVSIIPTIETPADFDGESAWTEDGPIINSANDEISLNGLDKDAGKAKMTAWLEEKGVGKAAITYRLRDWLFSRQRYWGEPFPIVYDEEGNAHSLPDSMLPVELPDTPDYSPRSFDPEDADSEPEPPLGRLTDWVNVELDLGDGLKKYTRETNTMPNWAGSCWYELRYIDPLNTQQFIAPENEAYWMGPQEGKPAGGTDLYIGGVEHAVLHLLYARFWHKVLFDLGYLSSSEPFHKLFNQGYVQAYAYTDSRGQYVPADEVVEVPASDGSGEVTFEWNGQPVNREYGKMGKSLKNIVTPDDMAEQYGADTFRVYEMSMGPLDADRPWETRAVVGAQRFLQRLWRNIVDEQTGELVIVDEPTDHETAKVMARTINDVRAEFEAMRINTAIARIIVLNNHVTGKPVTREVAETLTLLVSPVAPHIAEELWKRLGHADSIAYAPFPQVTDESLLVDDTVTCVVQVKGKVRDRLEVPTNISDADLEALALASDKISQYLDGAPRKVIIRAPKLVNIVP; encoded by the coding sequence ATGTCGGCACCAGATAGCTTTCCATACCGCTACACTGCCGAACTTGCCAACACGATCGAAGCGTCGTGGCAAGACCGGTGGGAAAGTGACGAAACATTTAATGCGCCAAATCCAGTTGGCGAGCTTGCGGGAGCTGGAAAGCTAGCTGACGAAACGTATTTCTTGCTTGATATGTTCCCGTACCCATCTGGCAAAGGACTCCACGTCGGGCACCCACTTGGCTTTATCGCAACCGATTGTTTAGCGCGTTATCACCGTATGCAGGGCAAGAATGTGCTCTACACGATGGGATTTGATGCGTTTGGTTTGCCAGCAGAGCAATATGCAGTCCAGACCGGACAGCATCCGCGCATTACCACCGAGCAAAACATTGACAATATGCGTTCACAGTTACGGCGTTTGGGAATGTCGCACGAAAAGCGTCGGTCAGTTGCAACCACTGACACGATCTTTGTGGGATGGACGCAATGGATCTTCTCTCAGATCTTTAATTCATGGTATGACGAACAAGTTCCTGGTCGTGAGCCTGGGACAACAGGACGGGCGCGGCCAATCGCCGAACTCATCGCTGGTTATAAAGATGGTTCGATCCCAACTCCGGATGGCGCTCCATGGGCAGACATGACTGCGGAACAACGCCGTAACGCTGTTGACAGCCGACGCTTGGCGTACATCGATTATGCGCCGGTCAACTGGGCACCAGGATTGGGAACCGTGTTAGCGAATGAAGAAGTAACGGCAGACGGCCGGTCTGAGCGTGGCAACTATCCAGTTTTCAAGCGCAAGCTTCGGCAGTGGATGATGCGAATTACCGCCTATTCTGATCGTTTAGCTGCGGACCTAGATAAAGTTGATTGGCCAGAAAAAGTCCGGTCAATGCAACGTAACTGGATCGGAAAATCTCACGGTGCGCACGTAGACTTCACTGCGCATGGCGCCGACGGCGATCATACGCTCACAGTGTTCACTACCCGTCCAGATACCTTGTTTGGTGCGACATTTATGGTAGTTTCGCCGGAACACCCGATGCTGAACGCGGAAGCAATCCCAGGGCAATGGCCAGCTGAGACCCGCACCGAATGGACTGGCGGTGCTGCGGATCCAATGACTGCGGTGAAAGACTATCAGCGTGCTGCTTCGCGAAAGTCTGATAAGGAGCGCGCCGACGTCGAAAAAACCAAAACCGGTGTGTTTACAGGTATTTTTGCTACCAACCCAGTTAATGGTGATCTTATCCCGGTATTCACTGCAGATTACGTGATGATGGGATACGGTACGGGCGCTATTATGGCGGTCCCATCAGGAGATCAGCGTGACTTTGATTTTGCGCGTACCTACAATGTTTCGATTATCCCAACGATTGAAACACCAGCTGATTTTGATGGTGAATCAGCGTGGACTGAAGACGGGCCAATTATTAACTCTGCTAATGATGAAATCTCGCTGAACGGCTTAGACAAAGACGCAGGTAAAGCGAAGATGACAGCATGGCTAGAGGAAAAAGGAGTAGGCAAGGCCGCTATTACCTACCGTCTACGCGATTGGTTATTCTCCCGGCAGCGTTACTGGGGCGAACCATTCCCGATCGTTTATGATGAAGAGGGTAACGCACACTCCCTGCCAGATTCGATGCTCCCAGTTGAACTGCCAGACACGCCAGACTATTCGCCTCGGTCGTTTGATCCAGAGGATGCTGATTCAGAACCAGAACCGCCGTTGGGCCGCTTGACCGATTGGGTCAATGTTGAGCTCGACCTGGGTGATGGCTTGAAGAAGTACACCCGTGAAACAAACACTATGCCGAATTGGGCTGGTTCATGCTGGTACGAACTGCGCTATATTGACCCGCTCAACACTCAGCAATTCATTGCGCCGGAAAATGAAGCGTACTGGATGGGACCGCAGGAAGGAAAGCCTGCCGGTGGTACCGATCTGTATATCGGTGGTGTTGAGCACGCGGTTTTGCACCTGCTCTATGCCCGGTTCTGGCACAAGGTTCTGTTTGATCTCGGATATTTGAGCTCAAGCGAGCCATTCCACAAGCTCTTCAACCAAGGCTATGTACAGGCATATGCGTACACCGATTCACGTGGACAGTATGTTCCAGCTGATGAAGTCGTTGAAGTTCCAGCTAGCGATGGATCTGGTGAAGTAACGTTCGAATGGAACGGACAGCCAGTAAACCGCGAATACGGCAAGATGGGCAAGTCGCTAAAGAATATTGTCACTCCAGATGATATGGCAGAGCAGTATGGTGCCGATACATTCCGTGTCTACGAGATGTCCATGGGGCCGCTTGATGCTGATCGGCCATGGGAAACTCGTGCCGTCGTCGGCGCACAACGATTCTTGCAACGGTTGTGGCGAAATATCGTTGATGAACAAACCGGCGAGTTGGTTATTGTCGATGAACCGACGGACCATGAAACTGCGAAAGTCATGGCTCGAACAATTAATGACGTACGGGCAGAATTTGAAGCGATGCGAATTAACACTGCTATTGCGCGAATCATCGTTTTGAACAACCATGTTACTGGTAAGCCTGTTACTCGAGAGGTGGCAGAGACACTTACATTGCTGGTTTCTCCAGTTGCGCCACACATTGCGGAGGAACTGTGGAAGCGGTTGGGACACGCAGATTCGATCGCTTATGCTCCGTTCCCGCAGGTTACTGATGAATCTTTGCTGGTTGACGACACCGTGACATGCGTCGTGCAAGTTAAAGGTAAAGTCCGTGATCGGCTTGAGGTCCCGACCAATATCTCCGATGCGGATCTAGAGGCATTGGCATTGGCATCAGATAAGATAAGCCAGTATCTTGACGGCGCACCGCGCAAAGTTATTATCCGGGCTCCGAAATTAGTCAACATCGTTCCGTGA